The Cicer arietinum cultivar CDC Frontier isolate Library 1 chromosome 1, Cicar.CDCFrontier_v2.0, whole genome shotgun sequence genome contains the following window.
TAGATTGGTTGAGAACTTTGTTTGGACTATGGGAACAAATTTCAAGCCAGAGTTTGAATATTTCCGAAAAGTAATAACAAAGGTTAATTCATTTATTACCACAATTGATGATGTTTATGATGTGTATGGCACTTTGGAAGAATTAGAGCTATTCACTCATACAATTGAGAGGTAACTACTATTCAATATTCATTAATTGGCCCCATTTCATTGAATTTTTTTCCTCGTTAGtataattatcaatattttttcttatgatTTTAGATGGGATCTAAGTGCCACGAGTTCTCTCCCATACTACATGAAAATATGTTTTCTTTCACTGTATAACTTTGTGAATGAATTGgcttttgaaattttgaaaaagagtGGATACTATATCATTCCATACCTGAAGAAAGTGGTAAGCAATTATTTGTTTCGTTACTTATCATGGTTTTGAATTGCGGTCTGCAATCATAATTGCGACTACAATATTGTAGATTTTGAAGTCTCTGCAACTAAATTTCAATTACAATTTAGATTGTATTGGCCACATTTTCTTACATTTTTCCACAATATTGAAGTTTTCAGCCTAACCAAAATTGTGACTGCAACTtcaatttaaaactatgatAATTATCCCCGTTAAATATCTTATTTggtatatgatatatttttttcttaacagTGGACAGATTTatgtaaatcattttttattgaagCAAAGTGGTACCATAGTGAATATACTCCAACTTTTGGAGAATACTTAGAGAATGCTAGGATATCTGTAAGTGCACATGTTATACTTACCCATGCTTACATTGTAATTCCTCATTCATTCAAAATTGAAGACTTGGTTAGTTTAGATGAAGACTCCAACATAATTCATTTTTCAGCAATGATTTTTCGCCTTGCCAATGATCTTGGATCATATAAAGTAAGTTGTCAACTGAACTTTTATTCTTTACAAAAatctttatttattatgtttttcatAAGTACAAATAACTATTATAAAACACATAGTACATGCTATCATAATCCAATACATCAAACGATAATAGTAAAAGCTATTGTAATCCATTTTGAATGGGAATTTTATTTTAAgctattatattaaattttaagctattattatgttaatttaattttatgctaaccccttaaataataaattcttataaaaatatttggatTGTTCACTTATAGCACATGaactaaaactaaaattgaaccTTTAATTTTCACtacttattttgattttattttttaagcgTGAAATTGTGACAGGAGATATTCCAAAGTCAATTCAATGCTACATGAATGAAAGTGGAGTTTCTGAACTAGAGGCTTGTGATTATATAAAGTCCATGATATATACAATGTGGAAGAAGATTAATAAAGAAGCTCATACTTCATCATTCTCTCAAAGTTTCATAGATACTTGTATAAATCATGCTAGAATGGCAATGTTTATGTATGAGCATGGAGATGGTCATACCATTCAAGATCTTGAAATTCAAAATCGCATAACGTCGTTAGTTTTGCAACCCATTCCTTTTATATGTACACAAAATTCGGAGTTAAATAATGACATCTAATGTGTTTCTGaattaatgaatgaataaatataagtaaaactATATGCTAACCCACCTCTTGCActggtatatttttatttatttaatttaagtggattttaaaaaaattaatatgaaatttcatatcacaattcaatatttatatcaagaatatatatataattattccaATATAATTCATAGAAGATAAATACAGATTTAGACGAATGacttgaataaataaagtaacGTATTAATATTGAGATCTATGAATATGCCAAATGTTGAACTAAtgtatatactatatatttaccaatattcaaagtagaaaatcaaatacaaatattttttgttctctcactcgatcattttaatcatcgatatttgtgataattgtgaatttttttattttaaatcggaaatattaaaattttaatttacaaaaattcaaactattattaatattaattgagtaatcatactcattaatattttgatttcaaaaccgaaatctaaaatttataacaattcggttacaaactattaattgtcaaacaattatacatgaaatatatataattgcaaataaattactttaatttcatgtcaattaacattataaaacaacaaattaaacttaattaatttaaaaaaaataaaactaaccaaaattgaaagaaacacgatcttgtccatcatttctaaatatgcatatactatatattaccaatattcaaagtagaaaatcaaatacaaatattttttgttctttcactcgatcattttaatcatcaatctttgtggtaattgtgaaattttttattttaaatcgaaaatattaaaattttaatttacaaaaattcaaactattattaatattaatagagtaatcataatcattaacattttgatttcaaaaccgaaattcaaaatttataacaattcggttataaaatattaattgtcaaacaattataagtatacatcaaatataaataactgcaaatgaattactttaatttcatgtcaattagcactataaaataacaaatttaatttaattactttcaataaaataaaactgaccAAGATTCAAAGAGACATGATTTTGTCGATcacttataaataattatatactatatatatttaccaatattcaaagtagaaaatcaaatagcaaattcaaagtagaaaatcaaatagcaagtgaattactttaatttcatgtcaattaacactataaaacaacaaatttaatttaattaatttcaatacaATAAAACTGACCAAGATTCAAAGAGACATGATTTTATAGatcacttataaatatttatatactatatatatttaccaatattcaaagcaaaaaatcaaatctaaatattttttattctctcactcgatcattttacTCATCGATCTTTGtgttaatttatgaattttttttttactttaaatcggatatcttcgaattttaatttacaaacattcaaactataattaatattaattgagtaatcataatcattaatattttaatttcaaaaccgaaatctaaaatttataataattcggttacaaactattaattattaaacaatTACAACTatacatcaaatataaataattacaaataaattactttaatttcatatcaatataaaacaacaaattaaatttaattagtttcagtaaaataaaactgaccaaaattcaaagagaaatgactttgtccatcatttctaaatatttatatattatatatatttaccaatattcaaagtagaaaaccaaatacaaatattttttgttcaatcactcgatcattttaatcatcgatctttgtggtaattgtaaatttttttaaatttaaatcggatatattagaattttagtttataaacattcaaactaatattaatattaattgagtaatcataacttataacaattcggttacaaactattaatgttaaacaattacaagtatacatcaaatacaaataattgcgaataaattactttaatttcttatcaatataaaacaacaattaatttaattagtttcagtaaaataaacatgaccaaaattcaaagagaaatgactttgtccatcatttctaaatatt
Protein-coding sequences here:
- the LOC101502918 gene encoding terpene synthase 10-like isoform X2; this encodes MQEEMYREQCKVLSEEVRMMLCKVKNEIDQLEFIDVLQRLGVAYRFNNEIRNILDNIYNTQTSKLKNNLYATSLKFRLLRQHRYNISTDVFIDFQDEMCNFKKEQPIDVEAMLSMYEASFHSFENETILYELRDVTSKFLKEYLKNGGNHVSLLISHALELPLHWRIPRWEAWWFINICERQQNQNHVLLQFAKLDFNIVQSMYQEELKYTSRWWKRTELGEKLSFSRDRLVENFVWTMGTNFKPEFEYFRKVITKVNSFITTIDDVYDVYGTLEELELFTHTIERWDLSATSSLPYYMKICFLSLYNFVNELAFEILKKSGYYIIPYLKKVWTDLCKSFFIEAKWYHSEYTPTFGEYLENARISVSAHVILTHAYIVIPHSFKIEDLVSLDEDSNIIHFSAMIFRLANDLGSYKREIVTGDIPKSIQCYMNESGVSELEACDYIKSMIYTMWKKINKEAHTSSFSQSFIDTCINHARMAMFMYEHGDGHTIQDLEIQNRITSLVLQPIPFICTQNSELNNDI